The candidate division KSB1 bacterium DNA window GCGCCGCATCCGCCATCACCCAGGCATAGAGACGCATGGCCGCGCGCCAAAACCATGGCTGCGCACGCCGCTCCACCGCCGTCCGGCGGTTCTTCAAAAGCAGATGATGGATGTCGATCTGCACCGGACACACGTCGCTGCATGCGCCGCACAAGGAGGAGGCATAGGCCAAATGTTGATACTTGCCGAAACCGTTGTAGTGTGGCATGATCACCGCGCCGATAGGTCCCTGATAGGTGGCATTGTAGGCATGGCCGCCAATCGTGCGATAAACCGGGCAGGCATTCAAGCACGCGCCACAGCGGATGCAGCGCAAGATCTCACGAAACGCCGCCTGCTGGTAAAGCGCAGACCGTCCGTTGTCGAGCAGGATGACGTGCATCTCGGCCGGGCCGTCGCTTTCGTGCGCGTGGCGCGGACCCAACACGATCGAATTGTAGCTGGTCAATTCCTGCCCGGTGCCGCTGGTCGCCAGCAGGGGCAAAAACAGGCTCAAATCCGACAAACGCGGCAGGATTTTCTCCAGGCCGGCAATCACAACGTGCACCGGCGGACAGGCCATGGTCAGCCGCGCATTACCCTCGTTTTCCGTCACCACCACGGCACCGAGATCCGCCACCAAAAAATTTGCGCCCGTCACACCCAGGGTGCTGCTGAGATAAACCTCGCGCAAATGCCGGCGTGCCACCAGGGTCAGTTCCTCGGCATCCTCCGTGAGCGGCGCGTGCAGCTTGTCGTGAAACAACCGGCTGATCTCCGCCTTGCTCTTGTGCATCGCCGGCGTCACAATGTGATAAGGCTTCTCCCGCTCGAGCTGCACGATCAACTCACCCAGGTCGCTCTCCCACACCTCCACCCCGTGCTGTTCGAGATGCTCGTTCAGACCGATCTCCTCGGTCACCATGGATTTGGATTTGACCACGCGTTTCGCCTGGTGTTTCTGCGCCAGTGCCAGCACATAAGAGCGGGCATCCTCGGCGGTCTCTGCCCAGAATACCTTGCCGCCCGCCGCCAGCATGTTCTGTTCGAATTGCTCCAGCAACTCGGGCAGGCGGGCCAGCACATCGTCTTTGATGGTCGCCGCCAGCGCGCGCGCCTGCGCCCAGTTCTGAAATTGCCGGCTCCTGGTCTGGCGCACCATGCTGTCGTAGCTGGCGATCGCCTTGCTGAGCTGGTTGAAATGCTGGTCGTTGCGGGCCTTCGCCGCCGCGCGCGCGAGAAACTGACGGGATTCGGACATCTCTTCTCCGCAAGACGTTGTCACAGCAACTCACGGAGCAGGCGGAAGATCCGCCGCCATGCTCCCTTGCGAGGCACTTGGAAAAAATCCGCAGCCGGGCAAGCCGGCACGCCACCCGGAGTTCCAGGATTCAACGCCCGGGGACGGTGCCGGCCAGCACCTCCGCGAGATGCAAAATTTCCAGCTTGCTGCCCTTCATGCGGGCCTCCTGCCGCATCTGCATCAGGCAGCCCGGATCATTGGAAATCACCGCCTCCGCACCCAGCGCTTCAAACTGCACGAGCCGGCTGTCCGCCATGCGGTGGGCAATCGCTGCAAACTTCAACGAGAACAAACCGCCAAAGCCGCAACACACCGGCTCGCCGGGCAGCTCCAGCAACTGCAGCTCCGCCACTTCCCGCAACAAGGCAAGCGGCTCGGCCTGCACCCGCAGCTCGCGATAACTGTGGCAGGAATGGTGAAAAACGGCCTTGCGGGGATAACGCGCCCCCAGCTTCGTGACTTTGGCCTGCTTCACCAGAAATTCGGAAAATTCGAAAACCCGCCTGCCCAGCGCCACCGCCTCCGCCTCACCGCGGTGGCCGCGAAACAGCTCCGGAAAGAAATTTCGCACCATCGCCACGCAGGAACCCGAAGGTGCCACAATCACCGGCGCGTGACGAAACACCTCGACGAAATGCTCCGCCACCCGGCGCGCTTCGACGTGATAGCCGGTATTGAAAGCCGGCTGGCCGCAACAGGTTTGGCGCGGGTCATAAGTGACCTGCCAGCCGGCACAGCGCAACACCTGCGCCATACTGCGTCCGATTTCAGGATAAAACTGATCCACCAGGCAGGGAATGAAGAGGGCAACCGATGCCAGCGAGGTGCTCATGTCGACATGTCCAGCTCGTGCGAGGTTCAGGTGCGATCACAGCCGTGAAAATAGCCAATTCGACTCTTCCCTCCAAATGAAAACTCTATGAAAACTCTTGCTTGGCAAGCACACGGTCATTATCATCTCCCCTGCTGAAAATGCCGTTGGCCGTCGGCCGGTTCAAGCACACCGACAGCCGGTGGCCGCTCGTGGTCTGCCCCGCTGGAAAATCAAGTGAGTGTCACCATGCAATCTGTCATGCCCCGCCACCTGCTGGGGAAACACGCCGCCCGCCTGTCGACCTTGTTGCTGCTGGCAAGCGCAGCTTGTTCGATTCACACCCCGGAGATGAAATTCACCGGTGAAAAAACCGCGCTGGAGAACCAAATCCTGGGCACTTACAACCAGGTCAAGGAGGATGTGTGGATGGTGGCTTCGGTGCGCGCCGTCAGCCCCGACAGCCAGATCGTGATTTCGGAGGAGAAACGCTTGGTGCTCACCGCGATTCAGAATCGCGAATTCAACAAGGACGATGTCGAGGAGTTCAAGCGCGAGGGCCTTGTGGGTGAGAATGCCCGCGGCTATCTCGAAATCCGCGATCCGCAACGCGCAGCCGCCGATCCCGAGCGTGCCCGCCTGCTCGAAAAGATTGTGGCCGAGGAAAATCGCGATCGCCAGATCATCATGCAACGCATCATCGATATCAACCCCGCCATCGCGGCCTCGGATCAGGCTGAAGTCGAAAAGGCGTTTGCCAGTCTGAACCGTGAAAGTGCCAAGCCGGGCGAATGGATTCAACTCCCCAATGGTGAATGGGTGAGGAAATCCAAACCCTAGCATGCTTTTGCGCGGCAAGCCCAGTCCACCGCCGTTGTCATCCCGCAGGAATCTGGTGAACAGTCGGCACGGCGCGGCGCAGTGTCTGTCGGAGAACGTTCCAATCTCGGTTGTGCCGGGGCTTCCCCAAAGCACCGGGTGTCGTGAAAACTCCCGGAATCTCCTGCAACGGCCGGGCTAGTGCAGGAGTATTTTCACAAAAGTTCGCGCTTCCGGACGGACAGCAATTATTTCTGAATTCCTCCCGGATGGCATTGCGACACCGCCGGGCACGGCAGCGGAGGGGCCGAAAAAACAGTCACGAGTTGCATAGCTTTGGAGCAAAATTCATGAAGAAAATGCTGTTGCTCGCCGGCCTCGCACTGGCCGTCGTTGTGCTTGCGCTGCTCGCCATTCCAATTTTCTTCAAAGAGGACCTGATCGCCCTGATCAAGCGTGAAGCCGGCAAAAACCTCAACGCCACGCTGGAGTTCGAAGATCTCGGCTTGAATCTGTTTCAAAATTTTCCCGCCGTGACGGTGAATCTCGCCGGGCTGCGTCTGATCAATCACGCCCCTTTTGCCGGTGACACCCTGGTGGCGTTGAAGAATTTTGAAACCAGCATCAATTTGATGAGCCTGTTCGGCGGCGGCCCGCTCGCAATCAATTCCTTCACATTGACCGAGCCGCGCCTGAACCTGATCATGTTGCAGGACAGCAGTGCGAATTGGGACATCATGCAAGCCGCGGCGCAGGAACAACCGGAAACTTCCGCCAGCAGTGGCTTGCGACTCGCCCTGCGCTCCTACGCGATCGCAAACGGTCACCTCCGCTACACTGATCAGACCTCGGGCACCACGGTCCTCGTGGCCGGTCTCAACCATCGCGGCAGCGGCGATTTCACCAGCGACCGCTTTCGCCTGCGCACCGACACCGACATGGCCGCGCTCAGCATGGGCGCCGGCGGGGTGAACTATTTGAGCAAAGTCCACACCCGGCTCAAGGCCGATTTCGACATCGATGCCGCCAACCGCAAATACACGCTCAGCGACAACGAATTGCGCCTGAACGAGCTCGTGCTCAAATTCGCCGGCACCATCGCGCGCACGGATACGGCCACCGATCTCGATCTCACCTTCAGCGCGCCACAGACAGATTTCAAAAACATCATCTCGCTCATTCCCGTGATTTACAGCAAAGACTTCGCCGCCCTGCAATCCTCCGGACAACTGGCACTGGCGGGCTGGGTGAAAGGCCACTATAATGAAAAACAGGTTCCGGCTTTCGAGGTGAAACTGCAGATCACCGAGGGCAGGTTTCAATATCCGCAACTGCCTGCCGCGCTCAACAACGTCAATGTCGATCTGCTGGTGAACAACCCCGGCGGTGACCCCGACCGCACGATCATCGATCTCAAAAAATTCCACGTGGACTTGGGCAAGGATCCGTTTGACGCCACCGCGCTGGTGCAAACGCCGGTTTCCGATCCGCATGTCAGGGCGAATGCCAAAGGCCGGCTCAATCTCGACGAGATCAGGAATCTGGTTCAGCTCACACCGGGAACTGAACTTGGCGGGCTGGTCGATCTGGATCTGAACGTGAACGGCAAACGTTCCAGCCTCGAAAAAAATCAGTTCGACAAATTTCAGGCAGACGGCAAAGTTGCCGTCACGAATCTCGTTTACCACACCGCCGACCTGCCGGTGAAAGTTCAGGTCGGGCGGGCGCGCCTAGCGCTGTCGCCCGCCCATGTCACGCTCAGTGAATTCGACTGCCGGCTGGGCAACAGTGATGTTCGCGCCCATGGCACACTCGACAACGTGCTCCCCTTCGTGATGAAAGATGAAACCCTGAAAGGCACGCTCGCTCTGCAATCGAACTATTTCGACCTGAACCCCTGGATGGCGGGGGAAAGCTCGGAATTGCGGGCCGTGCCCCTGCCGGCGAACATCGAATTCACCATGAATTCTGTCTTTCGCGAAATCTCATATGGCAGATTGAAACTGCAAAATGTCAGCGGGGTGCTGCTGTTGAAGGACCGCACCCTCAATCTCATCGAGTTGCACATGAACATGCTGGGCGGCTCGGTGCTGGCCAATGGCTCCTACAGCACGCCCGAGCACGCGTTGCCGCGGTCGTTCTTCGCGATGAAAGTAGCCGGTCTCAGTTTCCCGCAGACCTTCGCGAGTTTTGTGACGGTGCAGAAATTCGCCCCGATCGCGCAAAGCCTGCAGGGTACTTTCAGCGCGGATTTCGAATTTGTTGCGGATCTGGACTCCACGCTGACACCGGTGTTCAACACCCTGAGCAGCAAGGGTAGTTTGCACATCGCCAATGCTGCGCTGCGGGATTTCAGACCGCTGACCCGAATGGCTGAAGTGTTGAAAATCGACCGGCTCAAGGAACTGGCACTCACCGATCTCAAACCTTCGTACAAAATCCGCGACGGCCGTTTTTATCTCGAGCCGCTGGCCTTCAATGCGGGCAACCTGGCCTTCGTCATCTCCGGTTCGAATGGCCTCGATCAATCCGTGGACTATTCCGTCAAGCTGCGGGTGCCGGCCCGCGAGATGAACGCGCAAACCAGCGCCGTGGTGGGCAATCTCTTGAATCGCAAAGTGGACCTGCTGCAGAACGATTATGTCGATCTATCCGGCACCATAGGCGGCAGTGTGACGGATCCGCAGGTGAAGTTTTCCGCGGCGGAAGTGATCAAAGGCGCCACCGCACAAGTCACCGCGCTGCTCGCGCAAAAGGCCGGCGAGAAAAAGACCGCAGCCGCAGACAGCGTGAGCGCCGCGCTCGCCAAACAGAAGCTGGAGCTGGAGAAACGCAAGCAAGCCGCGGCCGACAGCGCGAAAAGAGAGGTGGAGCGTTTGAAGGAAGAAGCGAAGAGAAAGCTGAGGGGGTTGTTCCGGCCGTGAGTCCAAGCTCCCCCGACCTATCGGGCCCGGGGAACATGCCATGTCCCGGGCCCGGAGCACTCGAGTTGATGAAAAGGATGTTTTACCGCGGTGCTTTTGGGCACGGAACGGTGGCAAACGTTCCCTCCTGAAGGAGAAACCGCAAGATTTGTTTGCAGGGAATTGATGCGTCATAAGGCGCAGTCGGCGCCTTCATTTGATCAGCAGACATTTCCTCATCATTCTCACCCTCCCGGCTTGCAAGCGAATCCAGTACACGCCCGACCCTGCGCCGTGCGCCTGCCACACCGCCGTGTGCACGCCTGCACTTTGCGGTTCATTGACCAACCTGGCGGCCAGTTGACCGTGAATGTTGTACACGGCCAAATCCACTGTGCTTGCCTCCGGCAGCGAATAGATGATTTGCGTCGACGGATTGAAGGGATTGGGGAAGTTTTGCAGCAAGGCATAATTATGCGGATAAAGCTCAGCTTCGCGCGCCTGCGCGGTCACGTATGATTTGTTGCCTGCCAGCAGTTTGAATTTTTTCTCTGTCAGATTTTTGACGGCAAATTCCAGGCAATTTTTGCTGCGCAGATCATAGGCGGTTTCGGTTTCCGTGTCGACAAGAAAGATCTCAAAATTTGCGGGGATTTGCGGCACGCCCTCGAATGTCAGCCGCAGCAATTCATCCGCGGGATTCACAAGGCAGGTGAATTCCCAGGTGTGTCCCTCGCCTGCAGGCCGGCGCACATCCGCTTTCAGCCCGCCCTCGATCTGATTTGGTTGAAATTGAATTTGCACCTGATTTGCCAGCCGCGGCGGCTGGTGTAAATCCCACGCATCAACGCCGTTTTCAGCCGCCGCATGCTGACCGGCAAAGTTGAAGCGGCTTTC harbors:
- a CDS encoding YdbL family protein; translated protein: MQSVMPRHLLGKHAARLSTLLLLASAACSIHTPEMKFTGEKTALENQILGTYNQVKEDVWMVASVRAVSPDSQIVISEEKRLVLTAIQNREFNKDDVEEFKREGLVGENARGYLEIRDPQRAAADPERARLLEKIVAEENRDRQIIMQRIIDINPAIAASDQAEVEKAFASLNRESAKPGEWIQLPNGEWVRKSKP
- a CDS encoding AsmA family protein, which translates into the protein MKKMLLLAGLALAVVVLALLAIPIFFKEDLIALIKREAGKNLNATLEFEDLGLNLFQNFPAVTVNLAGLRLINHAPFAGDTLVALKNFETSINLMSLFGGGPLAINSFTLTEPRLNLIMLQDSSANWDIMQAAAQEQPETSASSGLRLALRSYAIANGHLRYTDQTSGTTVLVAGLNHRGSGDFTSDRFRLRTDTDMAALSMGAGGVNYLSKVHTRLKADFDIDAANRKYTLSDNELRLNELVLKFAGTIARTDTATDLDLTFSAPQTDFKNIISLIPVIYSKDFAALQSSGQLALAGWVKGHYNEKQVPAFEVKLQITEGRFQYPQLPAALNNVNVDLLVNNPGGDPDRTIIDLKKFHVDLGKDPFDATALVQTPVSDPHVRANAKGRLNLDEIRNLVQLTPGTELGGLVDLDLNVNGKRSSLEKNQFDKFQADGKVAVTNLVYHTADLPVKVQVGRARLALSPAHVTLSEFDCRLGNSDVRAHGTLDNVLPFVMKDETLKGTLALQSNYFDLNPWMAGESSELRAVPLPANIEFTMNSVFREISYGRLKLQNVSGVLLLKDRTLNLIELHMNMLGGSVLANGSYSTPEHALPRSFFAMKVAGLSFPQTFASFVTVQKFAPIAQSLQGTFSADFEFVADLDSTLTPVFNTLSSKGSLHIANAALRDFRPLTRMAEVLKIDRLKELALTDLKPSYKIRDGRFYLEPLAFNAGNLAFVISGSNGLDQSVDYSVKLRVPAREMNAQTSAVVGNLLNRKVDLLQNDYVDLSGTIGGSVTDPQVKFSAAEVIKGATAQVTALLAQKAGEKKTAAADSVSAALAKQKLELEKRKQAAADSAKREVERLKEEAKRKLRGLFRP
- a CDS encoding LutB/LldF family L-lactate oxidation iron-sulfur protein, which encodes MSESRQFLARAAAKARNDQHFNQLSKAIASYDSMVRQTRSRQFQNWAQARALAATIKDDVLARLPELLEQFEQNMLAAGGKVFWAETAEDARSYVLALAQKHQAKRVVKSKSMVTEEIGLNEHLEQHGVEVWESDLGELIVQLEREKPYHIVTPAMHKSKAEISRLFHDKLHAPLTEDAEELTLVARRHLREVYLSSTLGVTGANFLVADLGAVVVTENEGNARLTMACPPVHVVIAGLEKILPRLSDLSLFLPLLATSGTGQELTSYNSIVLGPRHAHESDGPAEMHVILLDNGRSALYQQAAFREILRCIRCGACLNACPVYRTIGGHAYNATYQGPIGAVIMPHYNGFGKYQHLAYASSLCGACSDVCPVQIDIHHLLLKNRRTAVERRAQPWFWRAAMRLYAWVMADAARLQRVRHWLVRLWPWQRLWRRPAEQLPPLSPKSFRELWREHGSQP
- a CDS encoding (Fe-S)-binding protein; translation: MSTSLASVALFIPCLVDQFYPEIGRSMAQVLRCAGWQVTYDPRQTCCGQPAFNTGYHVEARRVAEHFVEVFRHAPVIVAPSGSCVAMVRNFFPELFRGHRGEAEAVALGRRVFEFSEFLVKQAKVTKLGARYPRKAVFHHSCHSYRELRVQAEPLALLREVAELQLLELPGEPVCCGFGGLFSLKFAAIAHRMADSRLVQFEALGAEAVISNDPGCLMQMRQEARMKGSKLEILHLAEVLAGTVPGR